In Candidatus Hydrogenedentota bacterium, the following proteins share a genomic window:
- a CDS encoding TIM barrel protein, which produces MAEQKGVYRFSFGPWNIDEGADPFGPTVRKPVALARKMAAAKQMGFHGMQFHDDDAVPDLDGKSAAQIEKEAKKVGRMLSDHGLVAEFVAPRLWFSPKTIDGAYTSNDPKCRKYAIERSKVCIDIANVLGAKTIVLWLAREGSYIRESKNPRVEVLQIRDAINAMLAHDSKIMILIEPKPNEPVDSAIIPSIGHAVGLSYLTDDPARVGVLCETAHSILAGLDPSDDMAYALAHKKLRSVHLNDQGGLKFDQDKSFGSYNLRRAFNQVRVLEEYGYGRNGEWVGLDVKTMRTQKQDVNTKHLRNSLETFKYLLGKVRALDKKLEAKLIAARDYEELDRYLLRHLMGVK; this is translated from the coding sequence ATGGCTGAGCAAAAGGGAGTCTACCGGTTTTCATTCGGGCCGTGGAACATCGACGAAGGCGCGGACCCGTTCGGGCCGACGGTGCGCAAGCCGGTGGCGCTTGCGCGGAAGATGGCCGCGGCGAAGCAGATGGGCTTTCACGGCATGCAGTTCCACGACGATGATGCCGTGCCGGACCTCGACGGCAAGTCCGCCGCGCAGATTGAGAAGGAGGCGAAGAAGGTGGGAAGGATGCTGTCGGACCACGGGCTGGTTGCGGAGTTTGTCGCGCCGCGGCTGTGGTTCTCGCCGAAAACGATCGACGGGGCCTACACGAGCAATGACCCGAAGTGCCGCAAGTACGCGATCGAGCGCAGCAAGGTCTGCATCGACATCGCGAATGTGCTTGGGGCGAAGACCATCGTCCTCTGGCTGGCGCGCGAAGGGTCGTACATCCGCGAGAGCAAGAACCCGCGCGTCGAAGTGCTGCAAATCCGCGACGCGATCAACGCGATGCTCGCCCACGACTCGAAGATCATGATCCTGATCGAACCGAAACCCAATGAGCCGGTCGACAGCGCGATCATCCCGAGCATCGGCCACGCGGTCGGCCTCTCGTACCTGACGGATGACCCGGCCCGCGTCGGCGTGCTCTGCGAGACGGCGCACTCGATTCTCGCGGGACTCGACCCGTCGGATGACATGGCCTATGCGCTCGCGCACAAGAAGCTCCGGAGCGTGCATCTGAACGATCAGGGCGGACTGAAGTTCGACCAGGACAAGTCGTTCGGCTCATATAACCTGCGCCGCGCGTTCAACCAGGTGCGCGTGCTCGAAGAGTACGGGTATGGCCGCAATGGCGAATGGGTCGGCCTCGATGTGAAGACGATGCGCACGCAGAAGCAGGACGTGAACACGAAGCACCTGCGCAACAGCCTGGAGACGTTCAAGTACCTGCTCGGCAAGGTGCGCGCGCTCGACAAGAAACTCGAAGCCAAGTTGATTGCCGCGCGCGATTACGAAGAACTCGACCGCTACCTTCTGCGCCATCTCATGGGCGTGAAATAG
- a CDS encoding phosphoribosylglycinamide formyltransferase, whose protein sequence is MTIDLAVLLSGSGTTLQNLIDRIEAGVLDARVRVVIASREEAYGLVRAQNHEIPAAVVARKQYKGMDAFNDAVWREIRKYPVDLAVLAGFMSLLHVPDDFANRMMNVHPALIPSFCGKGMYGHHVHEAVLAYGAKVSGATVHFVDEHYDHGPIILQECVPVLDDDTPDTLAGRVQAKERELYPRAIQLFAEGRLRVEGRRVRIVQA, encoded by the coding sequence ATGACCATCGATCTCGCCGTGTTGCTCTCGGGCAGCGGCACCACGCTGCAAAACCTCATCGACCGCATTGAAGCGGGCGTGCTGGACGCGCGCGTCCGCGTCGTGATCGCGTCGCGGGAGGAGGCCTACGGCCTGGTGCGCGCGCAAAACCATGAAATCCCCGCGGCGGTGGTCGCGCGCAAGCAATACAAGGGCATGGATGCGTTCAACGACGCGGTGTGGCGCGAAATCCGGAAGTATCCGGTTGACCTGGCCGTGCTGGCGGGGTTCATGTCGTTGCTCCACGTGCCCGACGACTTCGCGAACCGCATGATGAACGTGCACCCCGCGCTGATCCCGAGTTTCTGCGGCAAGGGCATGTACGGCCACCACGTGCACGAAGCCGTGCTCGCGTACGGCGCGAAGGTTTCCGGCGCGACGGTGCATTTCGTTGACGAGCACTACGACCACGGCCCGATCATCCTGCAGGAATGCGTTCCCGTTCTTGACGACGACACGCCGGACACGCTCGCCGGGCGCGTCCAGGCAAAGGAGCGCGAGCTGTATCCCAGGGCGATACAATTGTTCGCGGAAGGAAGGTTGCGCGTGGAAGGGCGGCGCGTGCGGATTGTGCAGGCATGA
- a CDS encoding HAD-IA family hydrolase: protein MVGRPEAVLFDLDGTLIDSTQAIVESFFHTFDTLGRPRPAREAIIAAIGHLLEDQFRRFWPGCDAALCARVYREHYAKAACAGTFLLPGARETLDALRAAGLRLGFATSKRRLYAEMILEDQRVLDYFAARIGPDDVTHAKPHPEAILRAAADLNAAPAATYVVGDTPFDVLAARAAGALCLCVTTGPATRTELEALGPEAVYDDLEGVALHILARCGPARRS from the coding sequence ATGGTAGGCCGTCCCGAGGCCGTCCTATTCGACCTGGACGGCACACTCATCGATTCGACGCAGGCGATTGTGGAGTCTTTCTTCCACACGTTCGATACGCTGGGCAGGCCGCGGCCCGCACGGGAGGCGATTATCGCCGCCATCGGCCATTTGCTCGAAGACCAGTTCCGCAGGTTCTGGCCCGGCTGCGACGCTGCGTTGTGCGCTCGTGTCTACCGCGAACACTACGCCAAGGCGGCGTGCGCGGGCACGTTTCTCCTGCCCGGCGCGCGGGAAACCCTGGACGCGCTTCGCGCTGCGGGGCTGAGGCTGGGTTTCGCCACCTCGAAGCGCCGTCTTTACGCGGAAATGATTCTCGAAGACCAGCGCGTGCTCGACTATTTTGCCGCGCGCATCGGCCCGGATGACGTAACCCATGCAAAGCCGCACCCGGAGGCGATCCTGCGTGCCGCGGCGGACCTGAATGCGGCCCCGGCAGCGACCTATGTTGTGGGCGATACGCCGTTCGACGTACTCGCGGCGCGGGCGGCGGGCGCGCTGTGCCTCTGCGTCACAACAGGGCCTGCCACGCGCACGGAGTTGGAAGCGCTGGGTCCCGAGGCGGTCTACGATGACCTGGAGGGCGTCGCCCTGCATATACTTGCGCGGTGCGGTCCGGCGCGGCGCTCATGA
- a CDS encoding DUF2804 domain-containing protein, with amino-acid sequence MNPEAAGWSRRPWHRCNLRGRWLRKKRWEYWCVMGPNFLFSPTIANVDYAAFGSVCFLEFAARDLVEKTSLRLFPRGFVMPETVEGDIAFEGKGFRLVMRDTPGGRRIEFDAADVRGKPMSAHIDVRRPGGHETLNVVIPWDARTFQFTSKQNALTAEGRVTWGNATYPFLPEDSWAVLDFGRGIWPYRTRWNWAAFAGPSGSDVVGVNMGAKWTDHSETKENGICLNGRLYPLHEDIRFEYDPRDFMKPWRMRTTVSSAIDLTMEPFYEKRSRANLGVLSARTSQCFGRYHGVVRAGGREVAVDGLRGWAEEVTMRW; translated from the coding sequence TTGAACCCCGAAGCCGCCGGCTGGTCGCGGCGGCCATGGCACCGGTGCAACCTGCGCGGGCGCTGGCTGCGCAAAAAGCGCTGGGAATACTGGTGCGTCATGGGGCCCAATTTCCTGTTCTCCCCGACCATCGCGAACGTGGACTACGCCGCCTTCGGGTCGGTCTGTTTTCTCGAATTCGCGGCCCGGGACCTCGTCGAGAAAACGTCGCTGCGGCTGTTCCCGCGCGGCTTCGTCATGCCCGAAACGGTCGAGGGTGATATTGCCTTCGAGGGCAAGGGGTTCCGCCTCGTGATGCGCGATACGCCGGGCGGACGGCGCATCGAGTTCGACGCGGCCGACGTGCGCGGAAAGCCGATGTCGGCGCATATTGACGTACGGCGTCCCGGCGGTCATGAAACGCTGAACGTGGTCATCCCCTGGGACGCGCGGACGTTCCAGTTCACTTCGAAGCAGAATGCCCTGACGGCTGAGGGGCGCGTAACTTGGGGCAACGCCACGTATCCATTCTTGCCGGAAGATTCCTGGGCGGTGCTCGATTTCGGGCGCGGCATCTGGCCCTACCGCACGCGGTGGAACTGGGCCGCGTTCGCCGGGCCGAGTGGCAGCGACGTGGTAGGCGTGAACATGGGCGCGAAGTGGACGGACCACTCGGAGACCAAGGAAAACGGCATCTGCCTGAACGGCCGCCTCTATCCGCTGCACGAGGACATCCGTTTCGAGTACGACCCGCGTGATTTCATGAAGCCGTGGCGCATGCGCACGACGGTTTCCAGCGCCATCGACCTTACGATGGAACCGTTCTACGAAAAGCGGTCGCGCGCGAACCTGGGCGTGCTGTCGGCCCGCACGTCGCAATGTTTTGGCCGCTACCACGGCGTGGTGCGCGCCGGCGGCAGGGAGGTCGCCGTCGACGGGCTGCGCGGCTGGGCCGAAGAAGTGACGATGCGATGGTAG